One genomic segment of Brassica napus cultivar Da-Ae chromosome A3, Da-Ae, whole genome shotgun sequence includes these proteins:
- the LOC106427924 gene encoding cytosolic endo-beta-N-acetylglucosaminidase 1: MSISKDEAMLAPPPPFDPTKPSTPISFPIKTLQDLASRSYFDSFHFPFNRSSVSLPQNIGTLPDRSRLLVCHDMKGGYVDDKWVQGCGNNKGFAIWNWYLMDVFVYFAHSLVTLPPPCWTNTAHRHGVKVLGTFITEWDEGKATCKELLATKESAQMYAERLAELAAALGFDGWLINIENVIDKVQIPNLKTFVSHLTKVMHSSVPGSLVIWYDSVTVEGRLAWQDQLNEMNKPFFDICDGIFMNYTWKENYPKASAKIAGERKHDVYMGIDVFGRGTFGGGQWKANVALDLLKSSDVSAALFAPGWVYETNQPPDYHTAQNKWWSLVEKSWGIVQTYPQSLPFYSDFNQGLGSHVSLQGQKLSDAPWYNISCQSLQPLLEFNEGNKSEAMQVMVDGREASYNGGGNISFKGTLKRNAHYTTRLFKPNLKLSGSHISVSYSVKSDERSMLGLLLRFSTPSQETKSLIMAPNEYMHRFGDMFLPCLRRTTSDWTVHETNLLMDGHTLTEISALCYGPDDLAEETNTKGYSALLGHISIKSQQKTKSFPPASAWVVEAHNIEIVPGDSGSRTLNCKLQWRLKHPEEDSVFTRYNVYAEKLNSSDYKSRKVMEEPRSEKVFLGTAHVDAYYISDMVVGPDVKKVRFVIQTWDEDGSWQELETSPSVLVEAERLSSKLCCCGLI, translated from the exons ATGTCCATATCCAAAGACGAAGCTATGCTAGCTCCACCTCCACCTTTCGATCCCACAAAGCCATCCACACCGATCTCATTTCCTATCAAAACTCTCCAAGACTTGGCTTCTCGGTCTTACTTCGACTCCTTTCACTTCCCCTTTAACCGCTCCTCAGTCTCTCTCCCACAGAACATCGGTACCTTGCCTGACCGATCCAGGCTTCTTGTTTGTCACGACATGAAAGGAGGGTACGTTGACGACAAGTGGGTACAAGGTTGtggaaacaacaaaggtttcgCGATCTGGAACTGGTACTTGATGGATGTTTTTGTCTACTTCGCTCACTCTCTCGTCACTCTCCCTCCTCCTTGCTGGACCAACACTGCTCACAGACACGGCGTCAAG GTACTGGGGACTTTCATCACTGAATGGGACGAAGGAAAAGCTACTTGCAAGGAGTTGTTGGCGACCAAGGAGTCTGCGCAGATGTATGCAGAGCGCTTAGCAGAACTTGCTGCTGCTCTAGGCTTTGATGGGTGGCTG ATTAATATAGAGAATGTAATAGATAAAGTCCAGATTCCAAATTTGAAGACTTTTGTTAGTCATCTTACAAAAGTCATGCATTCATCTGTACCCGGGAGTTTAGTTATATG GTATGATAGTGTCACTGTTGAGGGCAGACTTGCTTGGCAAGACCAGTTGAATGAAATGAACAAGCCTTTCTTTGATATATGTGATGGAATATTCATGAACTATACATGGAAG GAGAACTACCCAAAAGCATCAGCTAAGATTGCTGGTGAGAGAAAACATGATGTCTACATGGGAATAGATGTGTTTGGTAGGGGCACTTTCGGTGGTGGCCAGTGGAAG GCAAATGTTGCACTTGATTTGCTGAAGAGCAGCGATGTATCAGCTGCTCTATTTGCTCCTGGATGGGTGTATGAGACCAATCAACCACCAGATTATCATACCGCACAAAACAA atgGTGGTCACTTGTTGAGAAGTCATGGGGAATAGTTCAAACATATCCACAATCTTTACCCTTCTACTCAGATTTTAATCAG GGACTTGGTTCTCATGTTTCTCTCCAAGGTCAGAAACTATCAGATGCTCCCTGGTACAACATTTCTTGCCAAAGTCTGCAG CCACTCTTAGAATTCAATGAAGGAAACAAGTCAGAGGCCATGCAGGTCATGGTTGA TGGTAGAGAAGCATCATATAACGGAGGAGGGAACATTAGTTTCAAAGGAACACTAAAGAGAAATGCACATTACACAACAAGACTAttcaaacctaacctaaagctTTCTGGTTCTCACATCTCTGTCTCCTACTCT GTGAAATCAGATGAAAGATCTATGCTAGGCCTTCTCCTCCGTTTTTCAACTCCTTCACAGGAGACAAAGTCCTTAATCATGGCTCCAAATGAATACATGCACAGATTTGGTGACATGTTCCTGCCATGCCTAAGAAGGACCACATCGGACTGGACAGTGCACGAAACAAACCTTCTTATGGATGGACACACACTGACTGAGATCTCTGCCTTGTGCTACGGTCCAGATGATCTTGCagaagaaacaaacacaaaaggATACTCTGCTTTGCTTGGCCATATCTCTATCAAGTCCCAGCAGAAAACCAAATCTTTCCCCCCAGCTTCAGCATGGGTTGTCGAGGCTCATAACATAGAGATTGTACCGGGTGATTCCGGCTCCAGGACTTTGAATTGTAAGCTGCAATGGAGGTTGAAGCATCCTGAGGAGGATTCTGTGTTTACAAGGTACAATGTGTATGCGGAGAAGCTGAATTCAAGTGATTACAAGTCAAGGAAGGTAATGGAAGAACCAAGAAGCGAGAAAGTGTTTCTTGGAACGGCTCATGTTGATGCTTATTATATTTCTGATATGGTGGTTGGACCAGATGTGAAGAAAGTCAGGTTTGTGATTCAGACCTGGGATGAAGATGGTTCATGGCAGGAGTTGGAAACTTCCCCAAGCGTTCTCGTTGAGGCAGAACGTCTCAGTTCAAAGCTTTGTTGCTGTGGGTTGATTTGA
- the LOC106427953 gene encoding abscisic acid receptor PYL5: MRSAVQIQHGSDAPNGFHTLQPHDQTDGLIRRVCLTRGMHVPEHVAMHHTYDVGPDQCCSSVVKTIHAPPESVWSLLRRFDNPRAYKNFIRQCRIMQGDGLHAGDLREVMVVSGLPAVSSTERLEILDEERHVISFSVVGGDHRLENYRSVTTLHASDDEGTVVVESYIVDIPPGNTEEETVSFVDTIVRCNLQSLARSTNRQ, from the coding sequence ATGAGATCAGCGGTGCAGATCCAACATGGCTCCGACGCCCCCAACGGCTTCCACACGCTGCAGCCACACGACCAAACCGATGGTCTGATCAGACGAGTGTGTCTCACGCGCGGTATGCATGTGCCTGAGCACGTGGCGATGCACCACACGTACGACGTTGGTCCGGATCAGTGCTGCTCCTCGGTGGTGAAGACGATCCACGCGCCACCCGAGTCCGTCTGGTCCCTCCTGCGTCGTTTCGATAACCCTAGAGCTTACAAGAACTTCATCAGGCAGTGCCGTATCATGCAAGGCGACGGGCTACACGCCGGAGATCTCCGGGAAGTCATGGTCGTGTCGGGACTCCCTGCTGTCTCGAGCACCGAGAGGCTTGAGATCCTGGACGAGGAGCGTCACGTGATAAGCTTTAGCGTCGTGGGTGGGGACCACCGGCTCGAGAACTACCGATCGGTGACGACACTGCATGCGTCGGATGACGAAGGAACCGTCGTGGTGGAGTCTTATATCGTCGATATACCGCCGGGAAACACGGAGGAGGAGACTGTTAGCTTCGTTGATACTATAGTCCGGTGCAATCTTCAGTCTCTGGCTAGAAGTACCAACCGGCAATAA
- the LOC106427933 gene encoding peptide-N4-(N-acetyl-beta-glucosaminyl)asparagine amidase A, with product MSKMNQNGVVMFFTALAFLTATTVSLPSSPDRFLKSALTSLRSPALPQEYQELTLQSPSDHLTPSCSHLLLRHSFANTINKPPFTAPYTPPPSDCASPPWSRVVLDLRAASSGDQYDRISGLWLGGVELLRTSTAEPSPTGIFWKVRKDVTRYSSLFTRSDLNVTMMLENIVNDVYTGIYHINVTLDFYEFNPIEILSRQSPADLIAPVSNDGVWFMIENAEESYSNRIALPLNTRKIVLELYVSSHGNDEFWYSNPPDLYIETNKLATGRGNGAYREVVVKIDGRNVGSEVPFPVIFTGGINPLFWEPVVGIGAFNLPSYDIDLTPFLGMLLDGKDHEFALSVNNGISYWLVDANLHIWLDHESSSVEAGSGFYESPKRHMVRRELLEELDGSFKVEAEVRSEFDGWVKSSEGNLTTMVKSVFKVGSLVKFEKDGAYKRVEQRVETKRVVEVTNESGEQVNRVVQQRSYPRTVITSTLRGLSNDKDMYVLVTNVSQALNERYSVGEALTEVYNRQDSDGWMQVEDHNVLAGEATTRQSLRYIDEFGCYSRTVVAANGEIDQDSSTDTCPSSSSS from the exons ATGTCGAAGATGAACCAAAACGGCGTCGTTATGTTCTTCACTGCACTAGCTTTCCTCACTGCCACCACCGTTTCACTCCCTTCTTCGCCGGACCGATTCCTCAAATCGGCGTTAACTTCTCTCCGTTCACCGGCCCTACCCCAGGAGTACCAAGAACTCACCCTCCAATCACCTTCCGATCACCTCACGCCATCATGCTCTCACCTCCTCCTCCGCCATTCCTTCGCCAACACCATCAACAAACCTCCGTTCACCGCCCCCTACACTCCTCCACCCTCCGATTGCGCATCGCCGCCGTGGTCTCGCGTCGTCCTCGACCTACGCGCCGCCTCGAGCGGCGATCAGTACGATCGAATCTCCGGCCTCTGGCTCGGCGGCGTGGAGCTGCTCCGGACAAGCACGGCGGAGCCGAGTCCGACGGGAATATTCTGGAAGGTTCGTAAGGACGTCACGAGATACTCCTCGCTGTTCACGAGATCCGATCTCAACGTCACGATGATGCTCGAGAACATCGTCAACGATGTTTACACAG GTATCTATCACATCAATGTCACACTGGACTTCTACGAGTTCAATCCCATTGAGATACTCAGTAGACAGTCCCCGGCGGATTTGATCGCTCCGGTGAGTAACGACGGAGTCTGGTTCATGATTGAAAACGCAGAAGAGAGTTATTCAAATAGGATTGCACTTCCGTTGAACACTCGTAAGATTGTGCTGGAACTGTATGTGTCTTCTCATGGAAACGATGAGTTTTGGTACTCGAATCCACCGGATTTGTATATCGAAACGAACAAGCTAGCGACTGGGCGTGGGAACGGTGCTTACAGAGAGGTTGTTGTGAAGATAGATGGGAGGAATGTGGGATCAGAAGTGCCGTTTCCGGTGATTTTTACCGGTGGGATTAATCCTCTGTTCTGGGAGCCTGTGGTTGGGATCGGTGCGTTTAACTTACCTTCGTATGATATTGACTTGACGCCGTTTCTTGGAATGCTTTTGGATGGGAAGGATCATGAGTTTGCGTTGAGTGTTAATAATGGGATATCGTACTGGCTTGTAGACGCTAATTTACACATCTGGTTGGATCATGAGTCTTCGAGTGTTGAAGCTGGGAGTGGGTTTTACGAGAGTCCTAAGCGTCATATGGTGAGAAGAGAGCTGTTGGAAGAGCTTGATGGGTCTTTCAAGGTTGAAGCTGAGGTGCGTAGTGAGTTCGATGGGTGGGTTAAGTCAAGTGAAGGTAATCTGACAACTATGGTTAAGAGTGTGTTTAAAGTTGGGAGCTTGGTGAAGTTTGAGAAGGATGGAGCGTATAAGAGAGTTGAACAGAGAGTGGAGACCAAACGTGTCGTGGAGGTGACTAATGAATCGGGTGAACAAGTGAATCGAGTTGTTCAGCAACGGTCGTATCCACGGACTGTGATCACCTCTACTCTTAGAGGGTTGAGCAATGATAAGGATATGTATGTGCTCGTGACGAATGTTTCACAGGCTTTGAATGAGAGATACTCAGTTGGAGAGGCTTTGACTGAGGTTTACAATAGACAGGACTCGGATGGTTGGATGCAAGTTGAAGATCACAATGTCTTGGCTGGTGAAGCGACGACAAGACAGAGTCTCAGGTACATCGATGAGTTTGGGTGTTATTCTCGCACCGTTGTTGCGGCTAATGGTGAGATCGATCAGGACAGTTCAACTGATACTTGCCCTTCGTCTTCGTCCTCTTAA